A region from the Oceanidesulfovibrio marinus genome encodes:
- a CDS encoding 4Fe-4S binding protein, whose protein sequence is MVLLLWAGLPLFGPADLYLRMDPMVLAGTLLSGRVLDGAFWIAFIPALLFLAITLVAGRFFCGWICPLGTCVDLADRATARRRASPLGRPARTGLRRVKYHVLALILGAALLGVSLVFIAAPIPLVTRFFGLLLMPLVQVAAWLGLDAARPLAASLDAGSIYYLKITYDRFGTQLFLLAMAGAVFLPGLLAPRFWCRYLCPAGAIFSIFGRKPIIRRRVSDACIECGLCRKRCPMNAIPADPHDTRHGECISCETCERICPVAAITFPVSGQAEQAGVQSDDGPADAPLKQRPATADNVATTKIKGGDSGSPPPSRGNVPSPPEARVPRRTFLLTGVVGAGTALLAYTDLASPLTAEGKGDPEQRYTLRPPGALPEPDFLARCVRCGECMIGCPTNTIQPIWFAAGLAGVFSPVLEPTRGPCETTCNACGHLCPTGALRPLPLAEKQHAKLGTARILRHKCLAWEEQRQCVVCDEVCPYDAIHLERVEGNPVAVPFVDERRCAGCGFCEHNCPVRAQRAIIVQPAGAVRIASGSYIDEAAARGLDIDLNRPGSRHPGPGGYEGYGPAQGHGYEGSASSPGYQGGQEYPTQPGSDLPPGFSESPGAQGSQTSPPYPAAEPAGNFSRSTSDGGLPPGFSEPPTTPRSSAPPQPRGGRAPAPSGSGSNLPPGFSEPSS, encoded by the coding sequence GTGGTCCTGCTGCTCTGGGCAGGTCTGCCCCTGTTCGGGCCGGCCGACCTCTACCTGCGCATGGACCCCATGGTCCTGGCGGGCACGCTCCTTTCCGGCCGCGTCCTGGACGGCGCGTTCTGGATCGCCTTCATCCCGGCGCTCCTCTTTCTGGCAATCACCCTCGTTGCCGGCCGCTTCTTCTGTGGCTGGATATGCCCGCTGGGAACCTGCGTGGACCTGGCCGATCGCGCCACGGCCAGGCGCCGCGCTTCTCCCCTGGGCCGGCCCGCGCGCACCGGCCTGCGCCGGGTGAAGTACCACGTTCTCGCGCTCATCCTGGGCGCCGCGCTGCTGGGCGTCTCCCTGGTCTTTATCGCCGCGCCCATCCCGCTGGTAACGCGCTTTTTCGGCCTCCTGCTCATGCCGCTGGTCCAGGTTGCGGCGTGGCTGGGGCTGGACGCCGCGCGTCCCCTGGCCGCCTCTCTGGACGCGGGCTCCATCTACTACCTCAAAATCACCTACGACCGCTTCGGCACGCAGCTCTTCCTGCTGGCCATGGCCGGCGCGGTCTTTCTGCCGGGCCTGCTCGCCCCGCGGTTCTGGTGCCGCTACCTCTGCCCGGCCGGAGCAATCTTCTCCATCTTCGGCCGCAAGCCCATTATCCGCCGCCGCGTTTCCGACGCCTGCATCGAGTGCGGGCTGTGCCGCAAGCGCTGCCCCATGAACGCCATCCCGGCCGATCCGCACGACACGCGCCATGGCGAGTGCATTTCCTGCGAAACATGCGAGCGCATCTGCCCGGTCGCGGCCATCACCTTCCCGGTCTCCGGACAGGCGGAGCAGGCAGGAGTCCAGTCGGATGATGGCCCTGCCGATGCCCCCCTGAAGCAACGCCCCGCAACCGCTGACAATGTCGCGACTACTAAGATCAAGGGAGGTGACTCCGGGAGCCCGCCGCCCTCGCGCGGCAATGTCCCCTCTCCGCCCGAGGCCAGGGTGCCCCGGCGGACCTTCCTGCTCACCGGCGTGGTCGGCGCCGGCACGGCCCTGCTCGCCTACACGGACCTCGCCAGCCCGCTCACGGCCGAGGGCAAGGGCGATCCAGAGCAGCGCTACACCCTGCGACCGCCCGGCGCGCTGCCCGAGCCGGACTTCCTGGCCCGCTGCGTGCGCTGTGGCGAGTGCATGATCGGCTGCCCCACCAACACCATCCAGCCCATATGGTTTGCCGCCGGCCTGGCCGGTGTCTTCAGCCCGGTTCTGGAGCCCACGCGCGGCCCGTGCGAGACCACCTGCAACGCCTGCGGCCACCTCTGCCCCACCGGAGCCCTGCGGCCCCTGCCCCTGGCCGAGAAACAGCACGCCAAGCTGGGCACGGCGCGTATCCTGCGCCACAAGTGCCTGGCCTGGGAGGAGCAGCGCCAGTGCGTGGTCTGCGACGAAGTCTGCCCCTACGACGCCATCCACCTGGAGCGCGTGGAGGGAAATCCGGTGGCCGTGCCCTTTGTGGACGAGCGGCGCTGCGCCGGCTGCGGATTCTGCGAGCACAACTGCCCGGTGCGCGCCCAACGCGCCATCATCGTGCAGCCGGCCGGCGCGGTGCGCATCGCGTCCGGCTCGTACATTGACGAGGCCGCCGCCCGTGGCCTGGACATCGACCTGAACCGGCCCGGCTCCAGGCACCCCGGCCCTGGCGGATATGAGGGATACGGCCCGGCGCAGGGTCATGGGTACGAAGGCAGCGCGTCCTCACCCGGATATCAGGGCGGCCAGGAATACCCTACCCAGCCCGGCAGCGACCTGCCCCCCGGCTTTTCGGAATCGCCCGGCGCGCAGGGTTCGCAAACGTCCCCGCCATATCCGGCCGCCGAACCGGCCGGAAACTTCAGCCGATCCACTTCCGACGGCGGGTTGCCGCCTGGATTTTCCGAGCCGCCGACCACGCCGCGGTCTTCTGCACCGCCGCAGCCCCGTGGCGGCAGAGCCCCCGCCCCGTCCGGCTCCGGCAGCAATCTGCCTCCCGGATTCTCGGAGCCTAGCTCCTGA
- a CDS encoding tetratricopeptide repeat-containing diguanylate cyclase produces the protein MNHVFPCTCPTAARLSRHDLVENEVFVRESFATLLAFKSSSLYFPQAIPAGMSPEDGGKALHLPDERKLLVPLIHQDEFLGVFVARGVRFKAPKTMLAKAPAIAGLVLETLHLRKLSMCDPLTGLLEPHHFYAALEREVDAVVCSLKPECGAGRQLNGDNHRAGLGVVTIRLTGMRRIISRFGHIFADKLTAAAGEAIHAAAPQTSIASRTAPYDFSILVPEGGFGACRSLAETLMADIRAQELTHELTDTAVSPTVRAGFALFPQDMDGAVFERETAEQARILQAKAARAARTAIQLESDEPMPFSRILEQGGWVMHTMTMNRLVVSLGQSVGVKEGQRYLAWSAPQDGSQPRYKGEIIIMEASPEESLAEIMHQGDPSWGIEPGDRLTLLKGQNAGTGDGDEAGGEKDTITGLYMYRDFLQRMRAASERLSQFSVALVRLSAVEDQGSEAFHTHAEQVVGEAAGLARELFGPEVIGGRFSMNSLVFFIPERSVEQSLPLFRSFHKQLADAHGLEAAVGIAGYPFLTYHKSDIVENSRKALDFALLLDAPRLGTFGSLALTIAADKLFSNGDLYGALEEYKLALLADESNTLALNSLGVCEARIGRLAEARDRFDTVLARERGNLMARYNLGYVCQKMGALEAAKDAYRRCLKKDPKHLFSLVRLGQVAEAEGKLGLARRYYNRATLLDGGRGVTRRHLARLSFKQNRLEEARELLHEALVHDPKDAFSLHLMARLYLDSGEDPEIAKVLASQSVALRPDKKPYWVELARAFDSLGKTHEAQRSMAHAANL, from the coding sequence ATGAACCACGTTTTCCCATGCACATGCCCGACCGCGGCCCGGCTCTCACGTCACGACCTTGTGGAAAACGAGGTCTTCGTGCGGGAATCCTTCGCCACCCTGCTCGCCTTCAAGTCCTCCTCCCTGTACTTCCCGCAGGCCATTCCTGCCGGGATGTCGCCAGAGGACGGCGGCAAGGCGCTGCACCTGCCGGACGAGCGCAAGCTGCTGGTGCCGCTGATCCACCAGGACGAGTTCCTGGGGGTCTTCGTGGCGCGTGGGGTGCGCTTCAAGGCGCCCAAGACCATGCTCGCCAAGGCGCCGGCCATTGCCGGCCTGGTGCTGGAAACGTTGCATCTGCGCAAGCTTTCCATGTGCGACCCGCTCACCGGGCTGCTGGAGCCGCACCACTTCTACGCCGCCCTGGAGCGCGAGGTGGACGCCGTGGTCTGCTCGCTCAAGCCGGAGTGCGGGGCCGGACGCCAGCTCAATGGCGACAATCACCGCGCCGGCCTGGGCGTGGTCACCATCCGGCTCACGGGCATGCGCCGGATCATCAGCCGGTTTGGCCACATCTTTGCCGACAAGCTGACCGCCGCGGCAGGCGAGGCCATACACGCCGCCGCGCCGCAGACATCCATAGCCTCGCGCACCGCACCATACGATTTTTCCATCCTCGTGCCGGAAGGCGGGTTCGGCGCCTGCCGCTCCCTGGCTGAAACGCTCATGGCCGATATCCGGGCGCAGGAGCTCACCCACGAGCTGACGGACACGGCCGTCTCCCCCACGGTCCGCGCAGGGTTCGCCCTCTTCCCGCAGGATATGGACGGGGCCGTGTTTGAGCGCGAGACCGCCGAGCAGGCGCGCATCCTTCAGGCAAAGGCTGCACGCGCCGCGCGTACCGCCATCCAGCTGGAGAGCGACGAGCCCATGCCCTTCAGCCGCATCCTGGAGCAAGGCGGCTGGGTCATGCACACCATGACCATGAACCGCCTCGTGGTCAGCCTGGGCCAGTCCGTGGGCGTCAAGGAGGGCCAGCGCTACCTGGCGTGGTCTGCGCCGCAGGACGGCAGCCAGCCCCGCTACAAGGGCGAGATCATCATCATGGAGGCGTCGCCCGAGGAGTCCCTGGCCGAGATCATGCACCAGGGCGACCCGAGCTGGGGCATCGAGCCCGGCGACCGGCTCACCCTGCTCAAGGGGCAGAACGCCGGCACAGGCGACGGCGACGAGGCCGGCGGCGAGAAGGACACCATCACCGGTCTCTACATGTATCGCGATTTCCTGCAGCGCATGCGCGCGGCCAGCGAGCGTCTCTCGCAGTTCAGCGTGGCGCTCGTGCGGCTCTCCGCCGTGGAGGATCAGGGCTCCGAGGCGTTCCACACCCACGCCGAGCAGGTGGTGGGCGAGGCCGCCGGCCTGGCGCGCGAGCTCTTCGGTCCGGAGGTCATCGGCGGCCGGTTCAGCATGAACAGCCTGGTCTTCTTCATCCCGGAACGCAGCGTGGAGCAGTCGCTGCCGCTCTTCCGCTCCTTCCACAAGCAGCTGGCGGACGCGCACGGCCTGGAAGCCGCTGTGGGCATCGCCGGCTACCCGTTCCTGACCTACCACAAGTCCGACATCGTGGAGAACAGCCGCAAGGCGCTGGACTTTGCGCTGCTGCTGGATGCGCCGCGGCTGGGCACCTTCGGCTCCCTGGCACTGACCATTGCCGCGGACAAGCTCTTCAGCAACGGCGATCTGTACGGCGCGCTGGAGGAGTACAAGCTGGCGCTCCTGGCCGACGAGTCCAACACGCTGGCGCTCAACTCCCTGGGTGTGTGCGAGGCGCGCATAGGCCGCCTGGCCGAGGCGCGGGACCGCTTCGACACGGTGCTGGCCCGCGAGCGCGGCAACCTCATGGCGCGCTACAACCTGGGCTACGTCTGCCAGAAGATGGGCGCGCTGGAAGCGGCCAAGGACGCCTACCGCCGCTGCCTGAAGAAAGACCCAAAGCACCTCTTCAGCCTGGTGCGACTGGGCCAGGTGGCCGAGGCCGAAGGCAAGCTGGGGCTGGCCAGGCGCTACTACAACCGCGCCACCCTGCTGGACGGCGGACGCGGCGTGACCCGCCGCCATCTGGCCCGGCTCTCCTTCAAGCAGAACCGGCTGGAGGAAGCGCGGGAGCTGTTGCACGAGGCGCTGGTGCACGACCCAAAAGACGCCTTCTCCCTGCACCTCATGGCGCGGCTCTACCTGGACAGCGGCGAGGACCCCGAGATCGCCAAGGTGCTGGCGAGTCAGAGCGTGGCCCTGCGACCGGACAAGAAGCCCTATTGGGTAGAGCTGGCGCGCGCCTTCGACAGCCTGGGCAAAACGCACGAGGCGCAGCGCTCCATGGCCCACGCCGCCAATCTGTAG
- a CDS encoding sigma-54 dependent transcriptional regulator, which produces MSKILVIDDEESIRLTFSAFLEREGHTVLMARGYDDALSLLDAEPDLVFVDILLDSLSGMEILRYIRDRGLLCLVVLVTGEPSLETATQALRLGAYDYLQKPVNKVSLLHVTRQALRLKKLQDEKRALQAERTSLRLHLEAVFRSVPEAIITLNLQGKIIQANRGTVDVFDLQPDELEGTDYKESLGHFHEAFTHLVGETLRLRKHVREFRIEFRDGGGDPRTAVLDASPLVDSDDNFLGVVLVVRDISRMAGLERELKQRRSYSNIVGKSSRMREIFALMEDLSRTDTTVLVTGDSGTGKELVAEALHYSGPRAGKPMVRVNCSALSENLLESELFGHVRGAFTGAVRDKVGRFRLAHGGTIFLDEIGDISSRIQLKLLRVLQEKEIERVGDTATMKVDVRVVAATNQNLREKVMLGEFREDLFYRLKVVEIQLPPLRERRDDIPLLIDHFVRAFNLEMGRHVSGLTEEARSALMNYPWPGNIRELKHAIEHAFVLCRGQTLEVNHLPAEVFHPLDILSRVASPGERSVDRAALQNALERSGGNKAKAARILGVSRQTIYRKIREFEIA; this is translated from the coding sequence ATGTCCAAGATTCTGGTCATTGACGACGAGGAATCCATACGCCTCACGTTCAGCGCGTTTCTGGAACGTGAAGGCCATACGGTGCTCATGGCCCGGGGCTATGACGATGCCCTGAGCCTGCTGGACGCAGAGCCCGACCTCGTCTTCGTGGACATCCTGCTCGACTCCCTGTCGGGCATGGAGATTCTCAGGTATATCCGCGACCGCGGTCTGCTGTGCCTTGTGGTCCTGGTAACCGGGGAGCCCAGCCTGGAAACCGCGACCCAGGCCCTGCGTCTGGGCGCCTACGACTACCTCCAGAAGCCGGTCAACAAGGTATCCCTGCTGCATGTGACCCGGCAGGCGCTGCGGCTCAAGAAGCTGCAGGACGAGAAGCGCGCCTTGCAGGCCGAGCGCACCTCCCTGCGCCTCCATCTGGAAGCGGTGTTCCGCTCCGTACCGGAAGCGATCATCACCCTCAATCTGCAGGGCAAGATCATCCAGGCCAACCGCGGCACTGTCGACGTCTTCGATCTCCAACCTGATGAGCTTGAGGGTACGGACTACAAGGAATCCCTCGGCCATTTCCACGAGGCTTTCACCCATCTGGTGGGCGAGACCCTGCGCCTGCGCAAGCACGTGCGGGAGTTCCGCATCGAGTTCCGGGACGGCGGCGGGGACCCACGCACGGCCGTGCTCGACGCCTCACCCCTGGTGGACAGCGATGACAACTTCCTGGGCGTGGTCCTGGTTGTGCGCGACATCTCCCGCATGGCCGGCCTGGAGCGCGAGCTGAAACAGCGCCGCAGCTACAGCAACATCGTGGGCAAGAGCAGCCGCATGCGCGAGATCTTCGCCCTGATGGAGGACCTTTCCCGCACGGACACCACCGTGCTCGTGACAGGCGACTCTGGTACCGGCAAGGAGCTGGTGGCCGAGGCGCTGCACTACTCCGGCCCCCGCGCTGGCAAACCCATGGTGCGGGTCAACTGCTCAGCCCTGTCGGAAAATCTGCTTGAAAGCGAGCTCTTCGGCCATGTTCGCGGCGCCTTCACCGGAGCCGTGCGCGACAAGGTCGGCCGGTTCCGCCTGGCCCACGGCGGCACCATCTTCCTCGACGAGATCGGCGACATCTCCTCGCGCATCCAGCTCAAGCTTCTGCGGGTGCTGCAGGAAAAGGAGATCGAGCGCGTGGGCGACACCGCCACCATGAAGGTGGACGTGCGCGTGGTGGCCGCCACCAACCAGAATCTGCGCGAAAAAGTCATGCTGGGGGAGTTCCGCGAAGACCTCTTCTACCGGCTCAAGGTGGTGGAGATACAGCTGCCGCCGCTGCGCGAAAGGCGCGACGACATCCCGCTGCTCATCGACCACTTTGTGCGCGCCTTCAATCTGGAGATGGGCCGGCACGTCAGCGGCCTTACCGAGGAAGCGCGCTCGGCCCTGATGAACTACCCCTGGCCGGGCAACATCCGCGAGCTCAAACACGCCATCGAACACGCCTTTGTCCTCTGCCGCGGCCAGACCCTGGAGGTCAACCACCTGCCGGCGGAGGTCTTCCATCCCCTGGACATCCTTTCCCGCGTGGCATCCCCGGGCGAACGCAGCGTAGACCGCGCTGCGCTGCAGAACGCCCTGGAGCGCTCCGGCGGCAACAAGGCCAAGGCGGCCCGTATTCTGGGTGTCAGCAGGCAGACCATTTACAGAAAGATACGCGAGTTCGAGATCGCGTAA
- the amrA gene encoding AmmeMemoRadiSam system protein A, giving the protein MTDSHFTFELSDDEKQYLLDVARLSIRRSLGMEQGAGLPEPPSARLTEKFGAFVTLKKRNSLRGCIGHIVGDAPLNETIYRMAHSAAFEDPRFPSLAESEYRELSIEISVLSELTPCPDPEQIVVGRHGLLMQQGMHQGLLLPQVPVEWGWTREQFLAQTCGKAGMPATCWRDPQTRIFWFEAAIFGD; this is encoded by the coding sequence ATGACTGATAGCCATTTTACCTTCGAGCTCAGCGACGACGAGAAGCAGTACCTGCTTGACGTCGCCCGGCTGTCCATCCGCCGTTCCCTGGGCATGGAGCAGGGGGCGGGGCTTCCGGAGCCGCCCAGCGCGCGGCTTACCGAGAAGTTCGGCGCCTTCGTGACGCTGAAGAAGCGCAACTCCCTGCGTGGCTGCATCGGCCACATCGTCGGCGATGCGCCGCTCAACGAGACCATCTACCGCATGGCCCACTCGGCGGCCTTCGAGGACCCGCGCTTTCCATCGCTTGCGGAGTCCGAGTACCGTGAGTTGTCCATTGAGATCTCCGTGCTCAGCGAGCTGACGCCGTGTCCCGATCCGGAGCAGATCGTGGTGGGACGCCACGGCCTTTTGATGCAGCAGGGCATGCATCAGGGCCTGCTGCTGCCCCAGGTGCCTGTGGAGTGGGGCTGGACCCGGGAGCAGTTTTTGGCCCAAACCTGCGGCAAGGCGGGCATGCCCGCCACTTGCTGGCGCGACCCGCAGACCCGGATTTTCTGGTTCGAAGCGGCTATTTTCGGCGACTGA
- the cobA gene encoding uroporphyrinogen-III C-methyltransferase, with protein MKVYLLGAGPGDPGLLTRKAEDVLATADVVVYDYLASPKLLDLCRPDAEILYVGKKGGDHTLPQDKINELLVQKAKEGKIVARLKGGDPYVFGRGAEEAEELLEAGVDFEVVPGVTSAVAGPAYAGIPITHRKYASSVSFITGHEDPTKAESALNWDALAKSASTLVFFMGMKNLPMISRNLIAAGMRSDMPVALVHWGTTCRHRSLVSTLETVAEDAVTHQFKAPSLIVVGEVVQLRDTLNTFERKPLLGKGVVVTRARHQASSIAEDLAELGACVYEFPTIAIEPLADMTHVVAAIEKLPEYDWLIFTSVNGVWNFFAELNAMDKDTRALGGVQVAAIGPATAEALEEYGVIPDFVPDKYVAESVVEGMLARGAAGKKILIPRAKEAREVLPDELRKAGAEVEILPVYETVLAESGSEEIEEAMEAGDIHCVTFASSSTVDNFFKLVKPEALQKYEGGVKLACIGPVTAKTLAGYGFTPDIQPEDYTIPALVDAVAQALGPKK; from the coding sequence ATGAAGGTCTACCTCTTGGGAGCAGGCCCGGGCGATCCCGGCCTTCTGACCCGCAAGGCCGAGGATGTGCTCGCCACGGCGGACGTGGTTGTCTACGACTATCTGGCGAGCCCCAAGCTGCTGGATCTCTGCCGTCCGGATGCGGAGATTCTGTACGTGGGCAAGAAGGGGGGCGACCACACCCTGCCGCAGGACAAGATCAACGAGCTGCTGGTACAGAAGGCCAAAGAAGGCAAGATCGTGGCCCGGCTCAAGGGCGGCGATCCCTACGTCTTTGGCCGCGGCGCGGAAGAGGCCGAGGAGCTGTTGGAAGCAGGCGTGGACTTCGAGGTCGTGCCCGGCGTGACCTCGGCGGTGGCCGGCCCGGCCTACGCGGGCATTCCCATCACCCACCGCAAGTACGCCTCGTCCGTCAGCTTCATCACCGGCCACGAGGACCCCACCAAGGCCGAGAGCGCCCTGAACTGGGACGCGCTGGCCAAGTCCGCGTCCACCCTGGTCTTTTTCATGGGCATGAAGAACCTGCCCATGATCTCCAGGAATCTCATCGCGGCGGGCATGCGCTCCGACATGCCCGTGGCCCTGGTCCATTGGGGCACCACCTGCAGGCACCGCTCCCTGGTGAGCACGCTGGAGACTGTGGCCGAGGACGCCGTGACCCATCAGTTCAAAGCGCCGTCGCTCATCGTGGTGGGCGAGGTGGTCCAGCTCCGCGACACCCTGAACACCTTTGAGCGCAAGCCGCTGCTGGGCAAGGGCGTGGTGGTTACCCGCGCGCGTCACCAGGCCAGCTCCATTGCCGAGGACCTGGCCGAGCTGGGCGCGTGCGTGTACGAGTTCCCGACCATCGCCATCGAGCCCCTGGCCGACATGACCCACGTGGTGGCGGCCATCGAGAAGCTGCCCGAGTACGACTGGCTCATTTTCACCTCGGTCAACGGAGTCTGGAACTTCTTTGCCGAGCTCAACGCCATGGACAAGGACACCCGCGCCCTGGGCGGCGTGCAGGTGGCGGCCATCGGCCCGGCCACGGCCGAGGCGCTGGAGGAGTATGGCGTTATCCCGGACTTCGTGCCCGACAAGTACGTGGCCGAGTCCGTGGTGGAGGGCATGCTGGCCCGCGGCGCGGCCGGCAAGAAGATTCTCATTCCCCGCGCCAAAGAGGCGCGCGAGGTGCTGCCGGATGAGCTGCGCAAGGCCGGCGCCGAGGTGGAGATTCTGCCCGTATACGAGACCGTGCTGGCCGAAAGCGGCTCCGAGGAGATCGAGGAGGCCATGGAGGCCGGCGACATTCACTGCGTCACCTTCGCCTCCAGCAGCACGGTGGACAACTTCTTCAAGCTGGTGAAGCCCGAAGCGCTGCAAAAGTACGAAGGCGGCGTGAAGCTGGCCTGCATTGGCCCGGTAACGGCCAAGACGCTGGCCGGATACGGCTTCACCCCCGACATCCAGCCCGAGGACTACACCATTCCCGCGCTGGTGGACGCCGTGGCCCAGGCCCTCGGCCCCAAGAAATAA
- a CDS encoding MFS transporter, with protein sequence MYLYLLLLTVAGAVGLQGWRTLINNFAVDTVGLNGFQFGLVQSIREIPGFLSLLVIYLLILFREHRLAAYAAVVLGIGVVSTGYMPSFSGIIVATTVMSIGFHIAETLNQSLTLQYFGPAKAAVVFGRLRGVASVCNLVVGAVIFVLADMLDFTWLFMAIGCVAIAIGLYCLRLNPTIEGLTPQRKTMVFKKRYWLFYALTLFAGARRQIFTAFAVFLLVQKFHYSVQWVTALFFINNAVLMWAGPAIGRWVSRFGERRMLTIEYSGLVVIFLVYAFTDSAILAGAMYVADHLLFNFSMAIRTYFQKIADPADIAPSMAVGFTINHIAAVLIPVLGGILWLTHYRWVFIGAACLSVVSLCLAQLTGADGKPFSESET encoded by the coding sequence ATGTATCTCTACCTGCTGCTGCTTACGGTGGCCGGCGCGGTAGGTCTGCAAGGTTGGCGCACCCTCATCAACAACTTCGCCGTGGACACAGTGGGGCTGAACGGCTTCCAGTTCGGCCTGGTGCAGTCCATACGCGAGATACCGGGCTTCCTGTCGCTGCTCGTCATCTACCTGCTCATCCTCTTCCGGGAGCACAGGCTGGCGGCCTACGCCGCGGTTGTTCTGGGCATTGGAGTGGTATCCACGGGGTACATGCCGTCGTTCTCCGGCATCATCGTGGCCACGACAGTCATGTCCATTGGCTTCCATATCGCCGAGACCCTGAACCAGTCCCTGACGCTGCAGTACTTCGGCCCGGCCAAGGCCGCGGTGGTGTTCGGCCGGCTGCGTGGCGTGGCCTCAGTCTGCAACCTCGTGGTGGGCGCGGTCATCTTCGTGCTCGCGGACATGCTGGACTTTACCTGGCTCTTCATGGCCATCGGCTGCGTGGCCATCGCCATCGGCCTGTACTGCCTGCGGCTCAACCCGACCATCGAGGGGCTGACGCCGCAGCGCAAGACCATGGTCTTCAAAAAGCGCTACTGGCTGTTCTACGCGCTGACCCTCTTTGCCGGCGCGCGGCGGCAGATATTCACGGCCTTTGCGGTGTTCCTGCTGGTGCAGAAGTTCCATTACTCGGTGCAGTGGGTCACGGCGCTGTTTTTCATCAACAACGCGGTGCTCATGTGGGCCGGCCCGGCCATCGGCCGCTGGGTATCCCGCTTCGGCGAACGCCGGATGCTGACCATCGAATACTCCGGCCTGGTCGTGATCTTCCTGGTCTACGCCTTCACTGACAGCGCCATCCTGGCCGGGGCCATGTACGTGGCGGACCACTTGCTCTTCAACTTCTCCATGGCCATCCGCACGTACTTCCAGAAGATCGCGGACCCGGCGGACATCGCGCCGTCCATGGCCGTGGGCTTCACCATCAACCACATCGCAGCGGTGCTCATCCCGGTGTTGGGCGGCATACTGTGGCTCACCCACTACCGCTGGGTGTTCATCGGCGCGGCCTGTCTCTCCGTGGTCTCGCTCTGCCTGGCGCAGCTCACAGGTGCGGACGGAAAGCCGTTCTCCGAATCGGAAACGTGA
- the purN gene encoding phosphoribosylglycinamide formyltransferase, whose protein sequence is MKLAVLVSGSGSNLQSIIDHVEAGHIAAEIAVVFSNKEDAYGLTRARNHGIPTAVIQHTEFTDREAFDAAMVRALQEHGADTVALAGFMRMLTPVFLNAFPMRVLNIHPALLPSFPGTHGQHDAATFGVRLAGCTVHFVDEKMDHGPVVIQAALPVTPGIAGDDLAGQILRLEHRVYPQALAWMAQDRIRLDGRIVHIEGSGVPVCDTDGVGPYLVNPPLEDDFAA, encoded by the coding sequence ATGAAGCTCGCAGTGCTCGTATCGGGCTCGGGGTCGAACCTCCAGTCCATCATCGACCATGTGGAGGCCGGCCATATCGCGGCCGAGATCGCCGTGGTCTTTTCCAACAAAGAGGACGCCTACGGCCTGACCCGCGCCAGAAATCACGGCATCCCCACGGCCGTGATCCAGCACACCGAGTTCACCGACCGCGAGGCGTTCGACGCCGCCATGGTCCGCGCGCTCCAGGAGCATGGCGCGGACACCGTAGCCCTGGCCGGGTTCATGCGCATGCTCACGCCGGTGTTTCTGAACGCCTTTCCCATGCGCGTGCTCAACATCCATCCCGCGCTGCTGCCCAGCTTTCCCGGAACGCACGGGCAGCACGACGCCGCGACGTTCGGCGTGCGCCTGGCCGGTTGCACGGTCCATTTTGTGGATGAAAAGATGGACCACGGCCCGGTGGTCATCCAGGCAGCACTGCCCGTTACGCCGGGAATCGCCGGCGACGACCTGGCCGGGCAGATTCTGCGGCTGGAGCACCGCGTCTACCCGCAGGCCCTGGCCTGGATGGCGCAGGACCGCATCCGGCTGGACGGCCGCATCGTGCACATAGAGGGCTCCGGCGTTCCGGTGTGCGATACGGACGGCGTGGGGCCGTATCTGGTGAACCCGCCCCTGGAAGACGACTTCGCTGCATAA
- a CDS encoding thioredoxin family protein — translation MSMKVESAFEHFTGSGFEVALKREAGFVLLACLRQEHEMRDQEDSLREVARQYDGQLKVWILDDHGQDKFHVQHRVMGTPTYLLFKNGAEKDRVLGKLSCEGLLEFVSRNLD, via the coding sequence ATGAGTATGAAAGTCGAGTCAGCGTTCGAGCATTTCACGGGGAGCGGCTTCGAGGTCGCCCTGAAGCGGGAAGCAGGATTCGTTCTGCTTGCCTGTCTCCGTCAGGAGCACGAGATGCGGGACCAGGAAGACTCGCTCCGCGAGGTGGCCAGACAGTATGATGGGCAGCTCAAGGTCTGGATTCTCGATGACCACGGACAGGATAAATTTCATGTGCAGCACCGTGTTATGGGAACTCCGACGTACCTGCTGTTCAAGAACGGCGCCGAGAAGGACAGAGTGCTCGGCAAGCTGAGCTGCGAAGGGCTCCTGGAGTTTGTTTCCAGAAACCTGGACTGA